In Lotus japonicus ecotype B-129 chromosome 5, LjGifu_v1.2, one genomic interval encodes:
- the LOC130719506 gene encoding uncharacterized protein LOC130719506, translating to MDPNNMADLDIYDVVIDELINDTTIEDMMQEEMEFYQRRANTVRPKRTRKVIERDREAGNERLWNDYFSENPVYTEELFRRRFRMRKHVFLRIVGALGSHDPYFLMSVDAVGRQVFGGTYLRRPNQEDITRLLQWGESRGFPGSNNDINVLNQSPVFNEVLSGNAPMVNFSVNGTMTSTKVRPVKPPVKHVYIGSQAGTQLLFPYDILF from the exons ATGGATCCAAACAATATGGCCGACTTGGACATTTACGACGTTGTCATTGACGAACTTATCAATGACACGACTATAGAAGATATGATGCAGGAGGAGATGGAGTTTTATCAACGACGTGCCAACACCGTTAGGCCCAAGCGAACAAGAAaggtgatagagagagatcgtgaagcTGGGAACGAGCGGTTGTGGAATGACTACTTCTCCGAAAATCCTGTGTACACGGAAGAGCTTTTCCGACGAAGGTTTCGAATGCGAAAGCATGTGTTCCTCAGAATTGTAGGGGCCCTTGGGTCTCATGACCCATACTTTTTAATGTCTGTCgatgcagttggaagacaag taTTTGGTGGAACATACTTGAGGCGCCCGAACCAGGAAGACATTACCCGCTTACTTCAATGGGGCGAGTCTCGTGGATTTCCAG gTTCTAACAATGACATTAATGTGCTAAATCAATCTCCGGTTTTTAATGAGGTTTTGAGTGGAAATGCTCCCATGGTGAACTTTAGCGTGAATGGAACAAT GACTAGTACTAAAGTTAGACCAGTTAAACCTCCTGTTAAGCATGTGTATATTGGGTCCCAGGCTGGCACACAGTTGCTTTTCCCCTATGATATTCTATTTTaa